Genomic window (Chryseobacterium sp. H1D6B):
CAGTTTATATCCTGCATGGATACAGCGGAAATCCTGACAGAACCATAAAAACCGATATTCCTGATCTTGTTCAGAAATCACAGCAGTACGGTACAATTTACGTTCTTCCCGATGGAAACTTCAGCAGCTGGTATGCAGACAGTCCCATTCTAAAAGATTCGCAGTACCAGACTTTTATAGGAAAAGAATTAGTTGATTTTATTGATAAAAATTATCCTGTCAAAAAAGAGAAAAGCTCGAGAGGAATCTTAGGATGGAGTATGGGAGGCTATGGAGCCGTAAACATCGGCGTTACTTATCATGATACATTCGGGATCGTAGGAAGCTCCTGCGGTGCATTAGATTTCAAATCTTTCGGAAGCCATTATGACCAGTATCAGGTGAACAAAGTGTTAGGGCCGGCCGCATCATTGAATCCAAGTTTCCTGACCAGCGGTAAAATACCGGTGATGGCAGAAGCAAAGCAGCATTATATTTTTGACTGCGGTACTGAAGACGTACAGATGATCGAGCAGAACAGAGCATTTCATAAAGAACTTACAGAACGTAAAATTGAACATTTATACATCGAATCTTTGGGAGCACATACACCTGAATACTGGAGCCGGTCATTGTCTAACCAACTGGCGTTATTTGAAAAATATTTTTAGCCGAACAGTACATTTTAGATATAAGCTTTTATTGCAACCACAAAAGTCACAAAAAATTAACACGTAAGTTATTTTAAGTTTATCATAAGCTGCAGAAGGAACATAAGTTTTAAAAATCTTTAATTTTTATTTTTTATAGCTTTTGTGACTTTTGTGGTTAAATTTTAAATCAATTGCTTAAATAATATGACGGTATCAATGTAAGCATTATCGTAAATAAAACTTTTTACAAAATACTCATTATACTCTGCAATACAGATACTGCAGATTTAGAAAGGCTGAGTAAGTAAATTTACAGTACATTATAAAAATCACAGCTGTAAATCAATTCAAATTCCTGTACTCATTCGGTGATATTCCTACTTTCTGCTTAAACAGACGGGTAAAATGCTGCGGGTATTTGAACCCAAGATCGTAAGCAATTTCACCAATGGATTTATCTGCATCAAAAATTTTATCTTTAGCTCTATCGATGACTTTAGACTGTATGTATTCCTGTGCAGATACTCCCGTTTCTTTTTTGATCAGATCTCCAAAATAATTTGCTGATAAATGAAGCTCTTCTGCACACCAAGCAACAGACGGCAGTCCTATGGTCTGAGGCTTTTCAGACGAAAAATATTCATTCAATATACTTTCAAATCGTTCCAGAATCCCCTTATTCGCGTTGTCTCTGGTAATAAACTGACGGTCATAAAAACGGGTGCAGTAGTTGAGAAACAATTCTATGTTAGAGGCTATCAATGTTTTACTGTGTTTATCTATAGCTCCTTTCAATTCGTCCTGAATTTTATCAAAACAGTCCAGTACGATCTGTCTTTCTTTTTCTGAAAGATGAAGGGCCTCATGGGAGTCATATGAGAAAAAAGAATACTCCTGAATGTGTTTTCCCAATAAAGTTCCTTTTATAAGATCAGGATGGAAAAGAAGCGCCCATCCCTTAGGTTCACCGGCATTTACACGGGGCTGCACACCCAATACCTGTCCGGGAGCAATGAAAATCAATGTTCCTTTCTGATAATCATAATTGCTGCGTCCATATTTTAAATCACCGCATTTCAGTTCTTTTAAATAGACAGCATACAGCCCAAAGTTAAAAGTTTTAACAGGCATTGGCTCAGCCTTAGACAGATCCACTATGGTGATTAGCGGATTAAGTGTTTCTATACCCCGTATTTTATTATAAGTATCTACAGTATCCAGTTTTACGATCTTTTCCATTGCCTTATTGTTTTACTGATACAAATTTATACATTCTAAGACATTGATAATCAAATTTAAAACTTAAACAGTAATTTTGGTATACAATACAGTAATTCATATAAAAACATACACACTGATTCTTCTGAGATTTGCAATAGAAATAAGATCATATTATTAATCACCTCATTTAAAGAATTACAAAATGAAAACAAGAATATTAGGAAACAGCGGATTAGAAGTATCCGAATTGGGATTAGGGTGTATGGGATTGAGCTTTGGATACGGCCCTGCGGCGGATAAGAAAGAAGCTGTAAAATTATTGCATACAGCTTTTGATTCAGGGGTTATTTTTTTTGATACTGCTGAAGCATACGGACCGTACACGAATGAAGAATTATTAGGTGAAGCATTAGAACCATTTAGAAAAGAAGTGGTAATCGCTACTAAATTTGGTTTTAAAGACGGCAGGCCGGATCTGGGAATGGACAGCCGTCCGGAAAATATAATCTCATTTGTAGAAGCCTCATTAAGAAGATTAAAAACAGATGTTATCGATCTGCTTTACCAGCATAGAGTAGACCCTGATGTTCCTGTTGAAGAGGCTGCGGGGACGGTAAAAGACCTCATCAGACAGGGTAAAGTGAAACATTTCGGATTATCTGAAGCAGGAGCAGAAACCATCCGCAGAGCACATGCTGTACAGCCCGTAACGGCTCTTCAAAGTGAATATTCATTATGGTGGCGTGAACCTGAAGCGGATATCTTACCCGTTTTAGAAGAACTGGGAATCGGCTTTGTACCGTTCAGTCCGCTGGGTAAAGGTTTCTTAACAGGAGCGATTAATGAAAATACGCAGTTTGACGCAACAGATTTCAGAAATATTGTCCCCCGTTTTTCAGAGGACAACAGAAAGGCCAATCATAGACTCGTAGAAGTACTTCAAAAAATTGCATCAGAAAAAGAAGCTTCTCCGGCACAGATCGCGCTGGCCTGGCTGCTGGCACAAAAACCATGGATCGCCCCTATTCCGGGAACTACTAAAATTCACCGTCTGCAGGAAAATATAGGTGCAGTATCTATAGAACTTAATGCTGAAGAACTTAAGAATATTGAAGTGGAAGCATCAAAAATTACCATAACAGGAGCCAGATACCCTGAACATTTACAAAAAAGAGTCGGAAAATAATATCATGAAGAAAGTACTTATTATAGGAGCCACAGGAAGCCTTGCGGAATATGTGATTGAAGCTCTGAAAGATTTAGAAAACACGGAACTCACGCTGTTTGTAAGAAATAAAAACAAGCTTTCAAAAGAAGTATCCGATCAATATATTGTGACTGAAGGGGATGCTGTGAATTATGATGATGTAAAAAATGCTGTAAAAGGACAGGATATTGTGTACATTAATCTCGCAGGAAATTTAGAAATAATGGCTGAAAACATTGTAAAGGCAATGAATGAGGAACGGGTAAGAAGAGTGATTGCCGTCAGCTCAATCGGAATTTATGATACACCCTTAAAATCTATTTTAATTCCTTACAGAAAACTCGCTGACGTGATAGAAAATTCGGGACTGGAATATACGATCCTCCGCCCGGACTGGTTCACCAGCACTGATGAAATTAATTATACGCTGACACAGAAAAATGAATCGGAAACAGGTTCGGCGATTTCAAGAAAAAGTATTGCAGCATTTGTGGCGGAACTTATTAAAAATCCAGAACTTCATAAAAATGAAAATCTGGGAATAAGCAGACCGGATTAAATACAATCCTTCAGATAAAATAAAAAGCAATGATACTCCTATCATTGCTTTTTTTAGTTTAAAATTGAGTCTGATATAATTAAACTGTTGTCATTTTTTTTGACTGGTAATTTTTTAAAAATAGTAAAGTAACTATTCCTACGGTGATCTCAATCAAAGCACTTCCCCAGTAGATACTTTTAATTCCAAAATAATAGGGGAGTATCAGCATAAGCGGAATATATAAAACGATCTGGCGCAGCAAAACCAGAAAACTGGCTTTTTTACTGTCGTTCACCGCCGGATAATAAGATAATGCCAGAACCGTTATCGGAAGTAAAGGAAGCACTGAGAAAAACAATCTGAAATCGAGGATCTGGCCTGCACTTACTTTATATCCGGGAAGCATTAATCCTATCAGCTGCTCTGGAAAAAACAAAGCGATAAAAAAGAAAGGAAAAAGCACAGCAATACCTGCCAAAATATACGTTTTTAGAAACTTCCGGGCTCTTTGGTACTGTCCCGCACCAAAATTGATCCCGACTACCGGCTGTAATCCTCTCATCAGTCCAAATAACGGAGTGAGTAAAAATAAAAAGAACCGGTTCAATACTGTGAAGAATGAAATATCCCTCTCTGTTCCGTAAGCCGCAATGGCATTGAATATAATAATACTCTGTACAACGCCCATTACAGACAATATCATCTCAGGAAGTCCTAATTTTAATATCCGTTTTCCAATAGATGAGTCATATGAAACTGATTTCCAATTGGTCTTAAAAGAACTCTTTCCTTTTGCATAATAATAGAATCCGAGAAGGGAATAAATGATCATTCCGCAGTTCGTCGCCCATGCAGCACCCGAAACTCCCATTCCAAAAGCAGAAATGAATATCGGCTTTAAAATAATGTCTATAACAAGTCCTACAGCAATCATTTTCGCTGCGGTTTTCATTTTCCCTTCACTTCTTACCAGCATATTTAAGGCTAACCCATATATCCAGAAAACAGTCCCGATAAGCGTCACCCTGAAATACTCAACCGCAATGGTTTGTAAAGCTCCTTTTGCTCCCATCATGGCCATAAGCTCATGGGCATAGAGGTAAGCCGGAATTGTACAAATGAGGGAGAAAAAGATACACAGGAAATTAAAACTGCTAAAAAGATTGTATAGTTTATCTTCCCGGCCTTCTCCGATCCAGATGCTTACCGCTGCTCCGGCACCCGTTCCCACAAGTCTTCCAAATCCTAAAACGATCTGTGACAGAGGATAAGCCATTCCTACCGCAGCCAGTGCCTGCGTGTTGATCAGGTATCCCACAAACATTGCATCCAGAAAGTTGTTGACTCCATATAAAACAATAGCGGCAACAGCAGGCCATGAAGTTTCCCACATGACCTTTTTTAAGTCTCCTTTAAGAATGAATGTTTTTCGGTCTGTTGTCATATTGTGTAGTAAATTGTTGGAAGGCAATACGTTTTTCTACAGCGTAAATCTCCTTTCCTGCAATCGAATTAATAATAATCGCGTTACGGTAAGCGCCCATTCCAAGATCCGGAGTTACAAAACCATGGGTATGAAGTTCTGCATTCTGTACAAAAATACTTTCAGCTACATCAATCGTATAGCGGCGGCTCACTTCAAACAAACCTTCTTCTGTTCTTTGGATTAAACTTTCAATTCCTTTTAAAAACTGAGGTTCTTTGTATTTATATCCCGTTGCCAGAATAATATAATCTGAAATATGAGTAAATGTAAGATCATCCTGAACGTGGGTGAAATTCAAAACATAAGAATTCCCTTCTGGAGAGACAGCATCTAATTGGCTGCTCGGTCTCAGCTGTACATTTAAAGGTACATTTCCTACACTCATTTCATAAAGCGTATCAAAGATATCATTGATCAGGTCAAAATTGATTCCTTTATAAAGCGGCGGCTGCTTTCCTAAAAGTGTTTGGCGCTGTGAAGAAGGCATATTATAAAAATGATCTACATACTCAGGAGAAGTTAATTCCAAAGTCAGCTTTGAATATTCCATCGGAAAGAAACGGTCTGGTCTTGTGAACCAGCTCATAGAAAGATTTTCTTTAGTTTCAGGCAGAAGATCCTGGAATATTTCTGCGGCGCTCTGCCCCGAACCGATAATTGAAACTGAACCTGCATTCAAAATATCCTGTTTACGGTGAAGGTATTCTGAAGTGTGGATCACATTGGGAAGATTTTTATCCTTCATAAATGCCGGAAGGCTCGGCTGGGTTCCCGTTCCCAATACTATTTTTTCAGAATAATATCTTTTAACATCATTGTTTTTTAGATCCAGCACCTCAATCGTGTACAATTCTTCGGCTTCATTATAACGGATGCTTTCCACTTTTTTTCCAAAAGAACAGTTCGGCAGTTTATTCGATGCCCACTGGCAGTACAGATTATATTCTTTTCTCAGGATATAAAAATCTTCCCTGATGTAGAACTTGTAAAGACGGTCTGTTTCTTTCAGGAAATTCAGGAAGCTGTATTTACTTGCCGGATCCGCCATCGTCACAAGATCTGCCATAAAAGGTACCTGCAGGGTTGCATTATCAAGCATTAAACCAGGATGCCAGTCGAAACCGTCTGCCTGATCCAGAAAAAGTGATGTTATAGATTCCACTGGCTCTAAAAGCGCCGCCAATCCAAGGTTAAAGGGGCCGATGCCGACCCCGATAACTGTATATATTTGTTTGTGTTCCAAGATATTTTTTATTTTTAATTTAAATTTTAATCGTATGTCATTCAAATGAAAAATCCCTTAATGAAAAGATTTCTCCTACCGTCGAAATGACAAACTGTACGTAAAAACAACTGTTTTTGTCATTCAGAACAAAGTGAAAAATCTCCCTTAATACTCTTACCTTCTTAACTCAAAACTTAATGGTTCGTTTTTTAAAACATTAATAATCATTTAAGGCGTAAAGAATTAAGATTTCTCCTAACGCCTAAATGACAAACTGTACGTAAAAACAGCTGTTTTTTGTCATTCAGAACGGAGCAACGCGAAGTGAAGAATCTCCCTTAATAACCTTAACTTCTTAACTCAAAACTTAACGGTTCGTTTTTTAAAACATTAATAATCATTTAAGACGTAAAGAATTAAGATTTCTCCTGCCGTCGAAATGACAAACTGTACGTAAAAACAACTGTTTTTTGTCATTCAGAACGGAGCAACGCGGAGTGAAGAATCTCCCTTAATACTCTTAACTTCTTAACTCAAAACTTAATGGTTCGTTTTTTAACATTAAGATTAAACATTCTTTGTTTCCAGCCTGCTCTCAGGGCACTTCTCCCAATAGTTCTCTCTCGTACAGAAAGTGAGATAAGCCGTTTTATGAGGCATTTTAATAATTCCTTCGCGGGTATACCCCAGTTTTGTGATCAACCGGTCTGTCGGTACTGCTTCCACCGAAGCTTCCCCAATACATTTACCCACCTCAGGAAGCATGAAAATATAATCTAAAGCAACCTGGAAAGACTGGAAAGAGAACTTTTTATCTTTCTGCGTTTCAGCGACAAAAAAATGAGTTCCATAATCTGACGGCAGAGAATCATAATGCGCTCCTACGACATCTCTCATCGGCCAGTAAGGCTCAAAACTGAATTGAGGAATTCCGTTCACTTCTCCTATAAAGCTGTGCTGTTCATCGCTTGGAAGAATTGTTCTGAACCAGAGTTCAAGATCTCTTTTAGGCCCGTCCATTTTCCAGTAAGGCTTTGCATGTTCTCTATTGAACCATTCATGGACCATTTCAAAATCACGGTCTATATCAAAAGGCCTGATGCTGATGGTTATATTTTCATCTTCAAAATCACGTGAATAAACGGTTTCTTTTGTTTCCGGCTTGATCAGCTTTTTTGTGAAGAAATATTTATTTAATGGATTCGGAGTGTTTAGAAAAACGGCAGGGTATTCTAAAGATTCATCTGCTTCATTGATGTTTTGTAAACTCGTGATCAGATTTCCTTTCGTATACCAGTCTCTTTTGTTGATGATATAATCTACCAGTCCGGTTTCATCTTCATTTTCTACGCTTTTGAATGCTTTATACACAAGATTGATCAGTTTCCTTTCATCGGCTAACTGATTACATCCTAATGCATTTACGACGCCGAGGATATTATTCGTTACCAGATAGTAATTATATTTCGGGGCTAATGATTCTTCGTCAATGATAGAGTGGCTT
Coding sequences:
- a CDS encoding aldo/keto reductase, giving the protein MKTRILGNSGLEVSELGLGCMGLSFGYGPAADKKEAVKLLHTAFDSGVIFFDTAEAYGPYTNEELLGEALEPFRKEVVIATKFGFKDGRPDLGMDSRPENIISFVEASLRRLKTDVIDLLYQHRVDPDVPVEEAAGTVKDLIRQGKVKHFGLSEAGAETIRRAHAVQPVTALQSEYSLWWREPEADILPVLEELGIGFVPFSPLGKGFLTGAINENTQFDATDFRNIVPRFSEDNRKANHRLVEVLQKIASEKEASPAQIALAWLLAQKPWIAPIPGTTKIHRLQENIGAVSIELNAEELKNIEVEASKITITGARYPEHLQKRVGK
- a CDS encoding MATE family efflux transporter, with protein sequence MTTDRKTFILKGDLKKVMWETSWPAVAAIVLYGVNNFLDAMFVGYLINTQALAAVGMAYPLSQIVLGFGRLVGTGAGAAVSIWIGEGREDKLYNLFSSFNFLCIFFSLICTIPAYLYAHELMAMMGAKGALQTIAVEYFRVTLIGTVFWIYGLALNMLVRSEGKMKTAAKMIAVGLVIDIILKPIFISAFGMGVSGAAWATNCGMIIYSLLGFYYYAKGKSSFKTNWKSVSYDSSIGKRILKLGLPEMILSVMGVVQSIIIFNAIAAYGTERDISFFTVLNRFFLFLLTPLFGLMRGLQPVVGINFGAGQYQRARKFLKTYILAGIAVLFPFFFIALFFPEQLIGLMLPGYKVSAGQILDFRLFFSVLPLLPITVLALSYYPAVNDSKKASFLVLLRQIVLYIPLMLILPYYFGIKSIYWGSALIEITVGIVTLLFLKNYQSKKMTTV
- a CDS encoding NAD(P)H-binding protein — encoded protein: MKKVLIIGATGSLAEYVIEALKDLENTELTLFVRNKNKLSKEVSDQYIVTEGDAVNYDDVKNAVKGQDIVYINLAGNLEIMAENIVKAMNEERVRRVIAVSSIGIYDTPLKSILIPYRKLADVIENSGLEYTILRPDWFTSTDEINYTLTQKNESETGSAISRKSIAAFVAELIKNPELHKNENLGISRPD
- a CDS encoding alpha/beta hydrolase-fold protein, with the translated sequence MKKLISLLMILTSFAQLSSQKIIHKEIHSSKMNKDIKTIIITPNLQPNKLYKTVYILHGYSGNPDRTIKTDIPDLVQKSQQYGTIYVLPDGNFSSWYADSPILKDSQYQTFIGKELVDFIDKNYPVKKEKSSRGILGWSMGGYGAVNIGVTYHDTFGIVGSSCGALDFKSFGSHYDQYQVNKVLGPAASLNPSFLTSGKIPVMAEAKQHYIFDCGTEDVQMIEQNRAFHKELTERKIEHLYIESLGAHTPEYWSRSLSNQLALFEKYF
- a CDS encoding SidA/IucD/PvdA family monooxygenase; translation: MEHKQIYTVIGVGIGPFNLGLAALLEPVESITSLFLDQADGFDWHPGLMLDNATLQVPFMADLVTMADPASKYSFLNFLKETDRLYKFYIREDFYILRKEYNLYCQWASNKLPNCSFGKKVESIRYNEAEELYTIEVLDLKNNDVKRYYSEKIVLGTGTQPSLPAFMKDKNLPNVIHTSEYLHRKQDILNAGSVSIIGSGQSAAEIFQDLLPETKENLSMSWFTRPDRFFPMEYSKLTLELTSPEYVDHFYNMPSSQRQTLLGKQPPLYKGINFDLINDIFDTLYEMSVGNVPLNVQLRPSSQLDAVSPEGNSYVLNFTHVQDDLTFTHISDYIILATGYKYKEPQFLKGIESLIQRTEEGLFEVSRRYTIDVAESIFVQNAELHTHGFVTPDLGMGAYRNAIIINSIAGKEIYAVEKRIAFQQFTTQYDNRPKNIHS
- a CDS encoding response regulator transcription factor, which translates into the protein MEKIVKLDTVDTYNKIRGIETLNPLITIVDLSKAEPMPVKTFNFGLYAVYLKELKCGDLKYGRSNYDYQKGTLIFIAPGQVLGVQPRVNAGEPKGWALLFHPDLIKGTLLGKHIQEYSFFSYDSHEALHLSEKERQIVLDCFDKIQDELKGAIDKHSKTLIASNIELFLNYCTRFYDRQFITRDNANKGILERFESILNEYFSSEKPQTIGLPSVAWCAEELHLSANYFGDLIKKETGVSAQEYIQSKVIDRAKDKIFDADKSIGEIAYDLGFKYPQHFTRLFKQKVGISPNEYRNLN